A window of the Candidatus Angelobacter sp. genome harbors these coding sequences:
- a CDS encoding carboxypeptidase-like regulatory domain-containing protein, giving the protein MQSCLKGAVLCAAASVVFTLLNPLAAFGQADKGTILGTVQDSSGAPAADTTVRVTETNTNIAHEAKTNDAGNYSFPLLDPGTYLVDAEHSGFKKASRAGVRLDANSTVRVDFSLELGSVSESVTISASAAILQTDRADLGTKIETKTLQNLPLTFNRNYQGLLGLVPGASRPFRPHSSFYNSQDSLSTYVNGQFRQASSFMIEGINNDWDNGNLTVVVPSVEAIQTVDVTTSNYDAEFGRVTGAVTNVILRSGTNNWHGSAFAFNKVAALGAKNFFAVSKPPLVYNLFGATFSGPIRKNKTFFFADYQGLRDREPAAIGTLTIPSTPFRSGDLSAASTRIYDPATGS; this is encoded by the coding sequence ATGCAAAGCTGCCTGAAAGGCGCCGTGTTGTGCGCTGCGGCCTCAGTCGTTTTCACCTTGCTCAATCCGCTCGCCGCGTTTGGCCAGGCGGACAAAGGGACAATTCTTGGAACCGTCCAGGACAGTTCCGGCGCGCCGGCGGCTGACACCACCGTGAGGGTGACCGAGACGAACACGAACATCGCTCATGAAGCGAAGACAAACGATGCCGGCAACTATTCCTTCCCCCTGCTCGATCCGGGTACGTATCTCGTCGACGCGGAGCATTCGGGTTTCAAGAAGGCGAGCCGGGCCGGCGTTCGCCTGGACGCGAACAGCACGGTACGCGTCGACTTCTCTCTTGAACTGGGGTCAGTGAGTGAATCGGTTACGATCTCCGCTTCAGCGGCCATTCTGCAAACCGATCGCGCCGATCTTGGCACAAAAATCGAAACCAAAACACTCCAGAATCTGCCTTTGACGTTCAATCGCAACTATCAGGGATTACTGGGGCTCGTGCCAGGCGCATCCAGGCCCTTTCGCCCGCACTCGTCGTTTTACAACTCGCAGGACAGCCTCTCAACGTATGTGAACGGGCAGTTTCGGCAGGCAAGCAGCTTTATGATCGAGGGCATCAACAACGACTGGGATAACGGGAACCTGACCGTAGTCGTCCCGTCCGTTGAGGCCATCCAGACGGTTGACGTCACGACCAGCAACTACGACGCGGAATTTGGGCGCGTTACCGGCGCGGTCACGAACGTCATACTCCGATCCGGGACGAACAATTGGCACGGCAGCGCATTTGCTTTCAACAAAGTTGCTGCGCTGGGGGCGAAGAACTTCTTTGCCGTGAGTAAACCGCCGCTTGTTTACAACCTGTTCGGCGCTACTTTCTCGGGCCCGATTCGGAAGAACAAAACTTTCTTCTTTGCCGATTATCAGGGTCTGCGAGATCGCGAGCCGGCGGCTATAGGCACGTTGACGATCCCGAGCACGCCATTCCGATCCGGCGATCTGAGCGCCGCCTCCACCCGGATTTACGACCCCGCGACGGGCAGCT